The following coding sequences lie in one Halomonas sp. 'Soap Lake #6' genomic window:
- a CDS encoding FecCD family ABC transporter permease gives MPGMANVDASLRATIQHQRRLERRRWRIIGGIGLVAFLTLVLDIATGPSMLAPKAVMGALLNIGDVDEMTRIIVMEMRLPMALMALVVGAALGVGGAEIQTLLNNPMASPYTLGLAAAAGFGASLVIALGTFGLPLLFAVPLGAFIMTMLASGVLFAVASLPRMTSAMLVLTGIALLFLFQSLLSLVQYLSAPEVSQQILFWLFGNLTKTNWLSLSITAVVAVVCISSLMRLSWQLTALRLGEQRAAALGVDPQRLRLVVLFLVALMTSVSISFVGVIGFIGLVAPHVARMLVGEDQRFFVPLSMVTGAAFLSASSVLSKSIIPGALFPVGIVTAFIGVPFFFWIIISRR, from the coding sequence ATGCCGGGTATGGCGAATGTGGATGCTTCATTGAGAGCCACGATACAGCACCAGCGACGTCTTGAAAGGCGTCGCTGGCGTATCATCGGCGGCATTGGCTTGGTGGCGTTCCTCACTCTGGTGTTAGATATTGCCACAGGTCCTTCGATGCTAGCCCCAAAGGCGGTAATGGGTGCCTTATTAAACATTGGTGACGTGGATGAAATGACTCGCATCATCGTCATGGAAATGCGCCTGCCTATGGCCCTCATGGCACTTGTAGTGGGGGCGGCCTTGGGCGTGGGCGGTGCTGAGATACAGACTCTATTGAATAATCCCATGGCTAGCCCCTATACCCTGGGGTTGGCTGCAGCAGCTGGATTTGGTGCATCGCTGGTGATTGCTCTGGGAACTTTTGGTCTCCCACTGCTTTTTGCCGTTCCCCTCGGGGCTTTCATTATGACCATGCTGGCATCGGGAGTACTGTTTGCCGTTGCATCGTTACCCCGCATGACCTCGGCCATGCTGGTACTGACGGGCATTGCTTTGCTGTTTCTGTTTCAGTCGCTGCTATCTCTGGTGCAATACCTGTCTGCCCCTGAAGTGAGTCAGCAGATACTGTTTTGGCTGTTCGGCAATCTGACCAAGACAAACTGGCTTAGCCTATCGATTACAGCGGTCGTTGCGGTGGTGTGTATCAGCTCGTTGATGAGGCTATCTTGGCAACTGACGGCTCTGCGCCTTGGTGAGCAGCGCGCCGCTGCCCTTGGTGTTGATCCGCAACGATTAAGGCTGGTGGTACTGTTTCTTGTCGCGTTGATGACGTCTGTTTCGATCAGCTTTGTCGGTGTTATCGGTTTTATTGGACTGGTCGCTCCGCATGTGGCCCGGATGCTGGTAGGGGAGGATCAACGCTTTTTTGTGCCGCTTTCGATGGTAACTGGGGCTGCGTTTCTTTCTGCTTCATCGGTGCTCTCTAAAAGCATTATACCGGGTGCTTTATTTCCTGTAGGTATCGTGACTGCGTTTATCGGCGTGCCTTTTTTCTTCTGGATTATTATAAGTCGGCGCTGA
- a CDS encoding ABC transporter substrate-binding protein, with the protein MLAEKSGVRAIKNAMAVALICLLCSPAVAETRVVTDVLEREVALDLPAERVFLGFYYPDYMAIGGVDAFDQVVGFSKDVWSVWNPVSWERFSSAVPRLSELADVGEVEAGTFSVEKLLSLKPDVAVLADWQYKALGPDVDRIEDAGIPIVVVDYNAQTLERHLESTHLLGVIAGEEARAEAIADEYRTRVERVTQRIAEADRQPPRVYIEFGNKGPAEYSFTYGKNMWGAVVDVTGGDNIARPYVEWWGPMNPEQVLASRPEVIIIAGRETEMGKNDEAMVMGIDIPREESQRRLAGFAERSGWSSLPAVQNGRLHGVYQGASRSITDAAMIEYFAQVTYPDLFEDLEPRQTYLDFHERYLPVVPEGTFMVTAPSVGD; encoded by the coding sequence ATGTTGGCCGAAAAGAGCGGTGTCAGGGCAATAAAAAATGCGATGGCAGTGGCGCTTATATGCTTATTGTGTAGCCCTGCGGTTGCGGAAACACGCGTGGTCACGGATGTGTTGGAGCGCGAAGTTGCTCTGGATCTACCTGCTGAGAGAGTCTTTCTTGGCTTCTACTACCCAGATTACATGGCTATTGGAGGCGTCGATGCTTTTGATCAAGTTGTTGGGTTCTCCAAGGATGTCTGGTCGGTTTGGAACCCTGTGAGTTGGGAGCGTTTCAGCAGTGCTGTACCGCGCTTGAGTGAGCTTGCCGATGTAGGAGAAGTGGAAGCGGGTACATTTTCTGTGGAGAAGCTACTGTCACTTAAACCTGACGTTGCTGTGTTGGCCGACTGGCAGTATAAGGCGCTGGGACCTGACGTGGACCGGATCGAAGATGCGGGTATTCCGATTGTGGTCGTCGACTACAATGCACAGACGCTAGAGCGGCATCTGGAAAGTACCCATTTGCTAGGTGTCATAGCTGGTGAAGAGGCACGTGCTGAGGCCATTGCCGATGAATATCGCACGAGGGTTGAGCGTGTTACTCAGCGCATTGCAGAAGCTGATCGCCAACCTCCGCGGGTCTATATCGAATTTGGTAATAAAGGGCCTGCTGAGTACAGCTTCACCTATGGGAAGAACATGTGGGGGGCTGTGGTAGATGTCACCGGTGGTGACAATATTGCTCGACCCTACGTTGAGTGGTGGGGGCCGATGAACCCTGAGCAGGTGCTAGCGTCGCGTCCTGAGGTCATCATCATCGCTGGTCGCGAGACGGAAATGGGCAAAAACGATGAAGCCATGGTCATGGGCATTGATATTCCACGCGAGGAGTCTCAGCGCCGACTTGCAGGCTTTGCTGAGCGCTCTGGGTGGTCGTCACTACCAGCTGTACAAAATGGCCGCCTCCACGGTGTTTACCAAGGTGCCTCTCGCTCAATCACTGATGCCGCGATGATTGAGTATTTTGCACAGGTGACCTATCCCGATCTTTTTGAAGACTTAGAGCCACGTCAGACTTACCTAGACTTCCACGAGCGTTATTTACCAGTAGTGCCGGAAGGCACGTTCATGGTGACGGCCCCTAGCGTAGGGGACTGA
- the bfr gene encoding bacterioferritin: MKGDPTVIQHLNKALGNELVAINQYFLHAKMYKDWGLKALAKWEYDESIEEMQHADKIIERILFLEGIPNLQDLGKLHIGENVKEMLESDLKIEHDGRNDYIEAITYCESVKDYVTRDLLRDLLADEESHIDHIETELKLIDQVGIQNYLQRQMQMAGDE; this comes from the coding sequence ATGAAAGGTGATCCAACGGTCATTCAGCATCTCAATAAAGCACTTGGCAACGAACTGGTCGCTATCAACCAGTACTTTTTACATGCCAAAATGTATAAAGATTGGGGCCTGAAAGCGCTCGCCAAGTGGGAGTACGACGAATCCATCGAAGAGATGCAGCACGCTGATAAAATTATTGAGCGCATTCTGTTCTTGGAAGGCATCCCCAACTTACAAGACCTTGGCAAGCTTCACATTGGCGAAAACGTCAAAGAGATGCTCGAGAGCGATCTAAAAATCGAGCATGATGGCCGCAACGACTACATCGAAGCAATTACTTACTGCGAAAGCGTTAAAGACTACGTTACCCGCGATCTGCTACGCGATCTGCTCGCTGATGAAGAGAGCCACATCGACCATATCGAAACCGAGCTAAAATTGATTGATCAGGTGGGTATTCAAAACTATCTGCAGCGTCAAATGCAGATGGCAGGCGATGAGTAA
- a CDS encoding (2Fe-2S)-binding protein: protein MYVCVCKGVTDNQIRQQVSDGARSWREVREATGCATQCGKCACYAKAITRDAVLEARQESNMGLAYAV, encoded by the coding sequence ATGTACGTATGTGTGTGCAAGGGAGTTACCGACAATCAAATTCGCCAGCAAGTGAGTGATGGCGCACGTAGCTGGCGAGAAGTGCGCGAAGCAACTGGTTGCGCAACACAGTGCGGTAAATGCGCGTGCTATGCCAAAGCTATTACCCGCGACGCCGTATTAGAGGCGCGCCAAGAGTCTAATATGGGACTCGCTTACGCTGTGTGA
- a CDS encoding RDD family protein encodes MVQRRLTQLDSAWPAALPRRLGAMIYDGFLVAAIWIGITVAHVAFFRFVLGQNAEEIGVGALEIWSLRALLVLSAIAFFTFSWTRAGMTLGMQTWRLRVQTVDGYTITPLQSVVRCLIAWLSFAALGLGYWWVLFDGERRSWPDIASNTRTVVLPKR; translated from the coding sequence ATGGTTCAACGACGTTTGACACAGCTTGATAGCGCTTGGCCTGCTGCACTGCCGCGCCGCTTGGGCGCAATGATTTATGACGGCTTTCTAGTCGCTGCTATCTGGATCGGGATCACCGTAGCTCACGTAGCTTTTTTTCGTTTTGTACTCGGTCAAAATGCCGAGGAAATCGGCGTGGGCGCTTTAGAGATCTGGAGTTTAAGAGCACTTCTGGTGCTATCTGCTATCGCATTTTTTACCTTTTCTTGGACACGTGCAGGTATGACACTGGGAATGCAGACTTGGCGTTTACGGGTACAAACGGTAGATGGCTATACGATTACACCGTTGCAAAGTGTGGTTCGCTGCTTGATCGCTTGGCTGTCATTTGCCGCTTTGGGCCTGGGGTATTGGTGGGTGCTGTTTGATGGTGAGCGGCGTAGCTGGCCTGATATTGCCTCAAATACTCGCACGGTGGTGCTGCCTAAACGATAG
- the lptG gene encoding LPS export ABC transporter permease LptG — translation MKVDRLDRYIARNVLAAIIVVQVVLLGLDITIAYIGDLSDTQGEYTALGVLFYLIMRLPWRFYQYAPVAVLIGALIGLGSMASSNELTVMRAAGRSLARIVWGVMKPVLLVVVVVLLIAEFVTPRTEQFAEAWRLEQRQGEGTMLTSRSGWQFEGDSVYRFGAIRADNVVLDLTRYRFDERRLVEAMHANRAHWEEGEWQLESVTTTHIFEDHTEATYQEQQVWETALTPTQLERLLRDIQSQAPSELWAYANFLKSQGLQADQPLLYFWQKVLLPLTMGSLVLIAASFVFGPLRTVAAGTRVFYGVVTGLLFKYVQDLLAPASTIFGFSPVWAVLVPTLACAVVGVYFLRRNG, via the coding sequence ATGAAAGTTGATCGGCTGGATCGATATATTGCCCGTAATGTTTTAGCCGCCATCATTGTGGTGCAAGTTGTACTGCTTGGCTTGGATATCACTATTGCCTACATCGGTGATCTGAGCGACACCCAAGGGGAATACACTGCTTTAGGAGTGCTGTTCTATTTGATAATGCGTTTGCCCTGGCGCTTTTATCAATACGCACCGGTAGCCGTGCTAATTGGTGCGCTGATTGGTCTGGGGAGCATGGCGTCCAGTAACGAACTCACGGTAATGCGGGCGGCGGGGCGCTCCTTGGCGCGTATTGTCTGGGGGGTAATGAAGCCGGTACTACTGGTTGTGGTCGTAGTGTTACTGATCGCCGAGTTTGTGACTCCGCGTACTGAACAGTTTGCTGAAGCGTGGCGTTTAGAGCAGCGCCAAGGTGAGGGGACCATGCTGACTAGCCGCAGCGGCTGGCAGTTTGAAGGTGATAGCGTATACCGCTTTGGTGCTATTCGTGCAGATAACGTGGTGTTGGATTTAACCCGCTATCGTTTCGACGAGCGCCGTCTTGTTGAAGCTATGCATGCTAACCGAGCCCACTGGGAAGAGGGGGAGTGGCAGCTAGAAAGTGTCACGACCACGCATATTTTTGAAGACCATACAGAAGCGACTTACCAAGAGCAGCAAGTATGGGAAACAGCATTGACCCCAACGCAGTTAGAGCGCCTGCTGCGTGATATTCAAAGCCAAGCGCCCAGCGAGCTGTGGGCTTACGCTAACTTTTTGAAAAGCCAGGGGCTTCAGGCTGATCAGCCACTACTCTACTTTTGGCAAAAAGTGTTGCTGCCACTCACCATGGGGTCTTTGGTATTGATTGCGGCCTCCTTTGTATTTGGCCCGCTGCGGACAGTTGCCGCAGGAACACGAGTATTCTACGGGGTGGTGACAGGCCTGCTCTTCAAGTACGTGCAGGACTTGTTGGCGCCTGCATCGACGATTTTTGGTTTTTCTCCGGTATGGGCCGTATTGGTTCCTACGCTTGCCTGCGCAGTAGTGGGCGTTTATTTCCTGCGCCGTAACGGCTAA
- the lptF gene encoding LPS export ABC transporter permease LptF: MILFRYLTREVLLTMSAVAGILLLVIMGSRFIRYFADAAEGDIPVTILGSLMVLHLPGFMELILPLSFFLGILLAYGQLYMNSEITVMVACGMSPTRLLRVTLLPASVVAILVGVCSLWLTPAGALQTEATLEEQRSRLDVSILAPGRFQDFGGGRTAYIRDFSSDGRQMQEVLIHEQAQPNSESTHSYVTRAGSGHQETRIETGSRFLVLENGERYGVTPGRQEAERLTFERYTLRLGLSRDRQELDSLEYATTLELWNDPDPRAQAQFQWRTGLPLMVFILALLAQPLSRINPRQGRFAKLLPAIFLYVAYLSLLLAAVDAIGKGSLPILIGVWPVHALFLGLGCLLLWRSQRKGMR; the protein is encoded by the coding sequence TTGATTTTATTTCGGTACTTAACTCGCGAAGTGTTACTAACGATGTCTGCCGTGGCCGGTATTTTACTGCTGGTCATCATGGGGAGTCGTTTTATCCGCTACTTTGCCGATGCAGCAGAGGGCGATATTCCCGTTACTATCCTGGGCAGCTTGATGGTTCTTCACTTGCCGGGGTTTATGGAGCTGATACTGCCATTGTCGTTTTTCCTGGGCATTCTACTGGCCTATGGTCAGCTCTATATGAACAGTGAAATTACGGTCATGGTGGCTTGCGGCATGAGCCCCACACGGCTTTTGCGGGTAACGCTATTGCCTGCCTCAGTCGTCGCTATTTTAGTCGGCGTCTGCAGCCTGTGGTTAACCCCAGCCGGTGCATTGCAGACCGAGGCCACCCTGGAAGAGCAGCGCAGCCGCTTGGATGTTTCAATATTAGCACCGGGGCGCTTTCAGGACTTTGGTGGCGGTCGTACGGCCTATATTAGGGATTTCAGCAGTGATGGTAGGCAAATGCAGGAGGTGCTGATTCATGAGCAAGCGCAGCCCAATTCAGAAAGCACCCATAGCTATGTAACTCGAGCTGGTTCTGGGCACCAAGAAACACGCATCGAAACAGGTAGTCGCTTTTTAGTGCTGGAAAATGGCGAACGCTATGGTGTGACGCCGGGTCGACAAGAGGCTGAACGTTTAACATTTGAGCGTTACACGCTGCGTTTGGGGCTAAGCCGCGACCGTCAGGAGCTAGATTCACTGGAGTATGCGACCACCCTGGAGCTGTGGAATGATCCCGATCCACGCGCTCAGGCACAGTTTCAGTGGCGAACGGGCCTTCCTCTTATGGTGTTTATTTTAGCGCTGTTGGCGCAGCCGCTTTCCCGTATTAATCCTCGCCAAGGCCGCTTTGCGAAGCTATTGCCAGCAATCTTTCTTTATGTCGCGTATTTGAGCCTGCTACTTGCGGCAGTGGATGCGATTGGTAAAGGCTCATTACCAATTCTTATTGGTGTGTGGCCAGTGCATGCCCTATTTCTGGGGCTTGGATGCTTACTGCTATGGCGCTCGCAACGCAAGGGGATGCGCTAA
- a CDS encoding leucyl aminopeptidase: protein MEFSVQTTNPATAETACLVLPVFKGSDLLPAVAKLDGASERLISQLLERGDFDAALGNVQLIPFAPGLGAERLLMVGLGERDKCQEAAFIKALDAAMTALAKLPVDEASVAFTDVPLEGRNTTWKARKTFESAERAIYRFDQFKSAPTKAPSLAKLNLIISDADDAPLAKQGAALGTAIGQGINYTRTLGNLPGNVCTPRYLAEQAEQLGRDSHGALEVDILDEDALETLGAGSLLSVGRGSKEPSRLIVMKYQGAENPEEAPHVLIGKGITFDTGGISLKPGEGMDEMKFDMCGAASVFGTVKSVLAIKPKLNVVFIVAAAENMPDGAATKPGDIIKTLKGLTVEVLNTDAEGRLVLCDALTYAERFTPASVVDIATLTGAVIIGLGHHATGLLSNDDDLALDLLDAGEAAWDRAWHLPLWDEYQEQLDSNFADLANIGGRPAGTITAACFLSRFADHFPWAHLDIAGTAWQSGKQKGATGRPVGLLTQYLLDREADAQVENSDG from the coding sequence ATGGAATTTTCCGTTCAGACCACAAACCCAGCCACAGCCGAAACGGCTTGCCTCGTTCTCCCCGTATTTAAAGGTAGCGACTTATTGCCCGCAGTCGCCAAATTAGACGGTGCTAGCGAGCGGCTGATTAGCCAACTATTAGAGCGCGGCGACTTCGATGCAGCGCTTGGCAACGTTCAGCTCATCCCTTTTGCCCCAGGTCTTGGCGCTGAACGTTTGCTAATGGTAGGTCTAGGCGAGCGCGATAAATGTCAGGAAGCAGCCTTTATCAAAGCCCTAGACGCAGCGATGACGGCGTTAGCGAAATTGCCAGTGGATGAAGCCAGCGTCGCCTTTACTGATGTTCCCCTCGAAGGGCGTAACACGACCTGGAAAGCCCGTAAGACGTTCGAGTCAGCGGAGCGGGCGATTTATCGCTTTGACCAGTTTAAATCGGCACCGACCAAGGCCCCAAGCCTTGCCAAGCTTAACCTGATTATCAGCGACGCCGACGATGCCCCCTTGGCTAAGCAAGGTGCAGCGCTGGGCACAGCCATCGGCCAGGGAATCAATTATACCCGCACCCTGGGCAACCTGCCTGGCAATGTCTGCACACCCCGCTATCTCGCCGAGCAGGCCGAGCAACTGGGGCGCGACTCACACGGCGCGCTTGAGGTAGATATTCTAGATGAGGACGCGCTGGAAACGCTGGGAGCAGGCTCGCTGCTCTCTGTTGGGCGTGGTAGCAAGGAGCCATCACGACTCATCGTGATGAAATACCAGGGCGCAGAAAACCCAGAAGAAGCCCCCCATGTCCTGATCGGCAAAGGCATTACCTTTGATACGGGCGGTATTTCGCTAAAGCCTGGCGAAGGCATGGACGAAATGAAATTCGATATGTGCGGCGCAGCTAGCGTCTTCGGCACCGTGAAATCGGTGCTAGCAATTAAGCCCAAGCTAAACGTGGTATTTATTGTCGCCGCTGCTGAAAATATGCCTGATGGCGCTGCCACTAAACCCGGCGATATTATCAAAACCCTCAAGGGATTAACGGTGGAGGTGCTCAACACTGACGCCGAAGGCCGCTTGGTGCTGTGCGATGCACTCACCTATGCCGAGCGTTTTACCCCTGCAAGTGTAGTTGATATTGCCACCTTGACCGGTGCCGTTATTATTGGTCTCGGCCACCATGCCACCGGGCTACTCTCCAACGATGATGACCTGGCGCTGGACCTACTAGACGCGGGCGAAGCCGCCTGGGATCGCGCTTGGCACCTGCCACTATGGGATGAGTATCAGGAACAGCTGGACTCCAACTTCGCCGATCTGGCCAATATTGGCGGCCGCCCGGCAGGCACCATCACCGCCGCATGCTTCCTATCGCGTTTTGCCGACCACTTCCCTTGGGCGCACCTGGATATCGCAGGAACCGCTTG